A genomic segment from Desulfurispora thermophila DSM 16022 encodes:
- a CDS encoding double-cubane-cluster-containing anaerobic reductase gives MSDYRKMWADLGLDLDAHDQLLQALPPTYHDVYLTQTNRPQKMDYFDFVVNEIHGLRIQELQQHKQQGGKVIGTFCVFVPEEIVRSAGGICIGLCSGLETGSGEVEKILPRQICPLIKSFMGFKLGKICPYFESCDLVVGETTCDGKKKAFELLNDYIPVHVMETPQMKRERDYKLWLKEIKDFAVKIEDITGQKITAASLKQSIIDTNAKRQALLRLASLRRHKPAPISGKDSLLIEQIAMYDDVTRFTQKVNELCDELEERINSGTGVAPANAPRIILSGTPMAIPNWKVPHIIESTGAIIVAEEMCTGLRYFEGLVPEDASSLEEAYANLAQRYLNINCAVFTPNNNRTQRLMELVEEYQADGVIHVSLSFCDPYSIEATQVEKACRQAGIPILKLETDYGQEDTEQLKTRVEAFCEMLR, from the coding sequence TTGAGTGACTACAGAAAAATGTGGGCCGACCTGGGCCTGGATTTAGACGCCCACGACCAGTTGCTGCAGGCTCTACCGCCTACCTATCATGATGTTTATTTAACTCAAACCAATCGCCCCCAAAAAATGGACTACTTCGACTTTGTGGTCAACGAAATTCATGGCCTGAGAATTCAAGAACTGCAGCAACACAAACAACAGGGAGGCAAAGTTATCGGTACTTTCTGCGTCTTCGTACCGGAAGAAATTGTGCGCTCGGCCGGAGGGATATGTATCGGGTTGTGTTCTGGTCTGGAGACAGGTAGTGGTGAAGTGGAAAAAATACTGCCCAGACAGATTTGCCCGTTAATTAAGTCTTTCATGGGATTTAAACTGGGCAAAATATGCCCTTACTTTGAATCCTGCGACCTGGTAGTGGGGGAAACCACCTGCGATGGCAAAAAGAAAGCGTTTGAGCTATTGAACGATTACATCCCCGTACACGTCATGGAAACACCACAGATGAAGCGGGAGCGAGACTATAAACTCTGGCTGAAAGAGATTAAAGATTTCGCCGTAAAAATTGAAGATATCACGGGGCAAAAAATCACCGCTGCCAGTCTAAAACAGAGCATCATTGATACAAATGCCAAGAGGCAAGCCTTGCTTCGCCTGGCCAGCTTGCGTCGCCACAAACCTGCTCCAATTAGCGGCAAGGACAGTCTATTGATTGAGCAAATTGCTATGTACGACGATGTAACCAGATTTACGCAAAAAGTAAATGAACTATGTGATGAACTGGAAGAAAGAATTAATTCCGGCACAGGAGTTGCTCCAGCCAACGCCCCCCGCATCATTCTATCCGGTACACCCATGGCCATACCAAACTGGAAGGTGCCTCACATTATTGAGAGCACAGGAGCGATCATTGTGGCGGAAGAAATGTGTACCGGCCTGCGTTATTTTGAAGGGCTGGTGCCGGAAGACGCCAGCAGTCTGGAAGAAGCATACGCCAACCTGGCTCAAAGGTACCTGAATATTAATTGCGCCGTATTTACACCCAATAACAACCGTACGCAACGCCTCATGGAACTGGTGGAAGAATATCAAGCTGACGGCGTCATTCATGTCAGTTTATCATTCTGCGATCCGTACAGCATTGAGGCCACGCAAGTGGAAAAGGCCTGCCGCCAGGCCGGCATACCCATCCTTAAACTGGAAACCGATTACGGCCAGGAAGATACAGAGCAACTCAAAACCAGGGTGGAAGCTTTTTGTGAAATGTTGAGATAA
- a CDS encoding acyl-CoA dehydratase activase, giving the protein MRRAGVDIGSRTIAVVVMEEGKIIYSTVVDTGYQPNETAAALLTPFAAPVVATGYGRHAAKASFAREIITEIKAHALGTAYLFPEVRTILDIGGQDTKAILLSPQKAVVDFVMNDKCSAGTGKFLEVMAAALGYDIGEIGPAALAGKPGLKISNMCTVFAESEAISLLHRGTPRQDIALALHQSVAERAASLLKKISFVPPLVFTGGVAQNPCLVKLLSEILSTTVYVPASPQIVGALGAALHCATLI; this is encoded by the coding sequence ATGCGCCGGGCAGGGGTGGACATTGGTTCGCGCACCATCGCTGTTGTAGTTATGGAGGAAGGAAAAATAATATATTCGACTGTAGTGGATACAGGGTATCAGCCCAATGAAACCGCCGCAGCGTTACTAACTCCCTTTGCCGCCCCGGTGGTGGCTACGGGATATGGACGGCATGCCGCCAAAGCAAGTTTTGCCCGGGAAATTATTACAGAAATAAAGGCGCATGCCCTGGGGACGGCCTATTTGTTCCCAGAGGTGAGGACAATTTTGGATATTGGCGGTCAGGATACCAAAGCTATATTGCTCAGTCCGCAAAAAGCTGTGGTTGATTTCGTGATGAATGATAAATGTTCGGCCGGTACAGGCAAATTTTTGGAAGTTATGGCTGCTGCCCTGGGGTACGACATTGGTGAGATCGGACCTGCCGCCCTGGCAGGAAAGCCCGGTCTGAAGATCAGCAATATGTGCACTGTTTTTGCCGAATCAGAGGCCATATCCTTGTTGCACCGGGGTACCCCCCGGCAGGATATAGCTCTGGCCCTGCACCAGTCCGTTGCCGAAAGAGCTGCCTCTTTACTGAAAAAGATTAGCTTTGTTCCGCCCCTGGTTTTTACCGGAGGAGTAGCCCAAAACCCCTGTCTGGTCAAGCTGCTATCCGAGATCCTGAGCACAACCGTATACGTACCCGCCTCACCCCAAATAGTTGGAGCTCTGGGTGCAGCTTTACACTGTGCAACATTAATATGA
- a CDS encoding DUF4349 domain-containing protein yields MDCNQICELLSEYIDHQLPPSMAATVEEHLAKCPGCKKEYMELRRVVESLRNLPAVLPPQEFHHRLHQALSVQYTLTGSSASSGFWSRLAKSKWFKTAAVAAVALLSFGMFNLSDFRREPVAKSPQSTVAERQGTAGEKALSGSGSGVTESQPPTQSTSPSELEPRKLPRGDSAGTVFSSPKPAKEQNADQQREGSAGSKAGGTANQIAGSSGQQAAQNPADAKTASTAVTPKVIRQAVLSLAVSDVDDVTEAVSQLAWRNGGLVAVQGDSDNASMVLKVPVSKFDKVFDVLQNMGIVMDKKLIGQDVTSDYYQAVNSLQELERKQPAEQGVAQVASAEPDKLQQEKVKAENKLRSLEDAITMATIQVKINE; encoded by the coding sequence ATGGACTGCAACCAAATTTGCGAATTGCTGTCCGAGTATATTGACCATCAGCTACCACCCTCCATGGCTGCGACAGTTGAGGAACACCTGGCTAAATGTCCGGGTTGTAAAAAAGAATACATGGAATTGCGGCGGGTTGTTGAATCGTTGCGCAATTTGCCTGCGGTATTGCCGCCGCAGGAATTCCATCACCGGTTGCACCAAGCTTTGAGTGTACAATATACGTTGACCGGTAGTAGCGCCTCATCCGGCTTTTGGAGCAGGTTGGCCAAAAGTAAGTGGTTCAAAACCGCAGCTGTGGCGGCTGTGGCATTGCTGTCATTCGGTATGTTTAATTTAAGTGATTTCCGGCGAGAACCGGTTGCCAAGTCACCGCAAAGCACTGTTGCGGAACGACAGGGAACGGCTGGGGAAAAAGCGTTGTCCGGGTCCGGGTCGGGAGTGACCGAGTCGCAACCGCCTACCCAAAGCACCTCCCCGTCTGAGCTTGAGCCCAGGAAACTACCCCGGGGGGATAGTGCTGGTACTGTTTTTTCAAGCCCCAAACCGGCAAAGGAACAAAATGCTGATCAGCAACGGGAGGGTTCTGCTGGGAGTAAAGCCGGTGGTACTGCAAACCAGATTGCTGGCTCTTCCGGGCAGCAGGCAGCGCAAAACCCGGCTGATGCTAAGACTGCTTCTACTGCGGTTACGCCCAAAGTTATCCGGCAGGCAGTTTTGAGTCTGGCGGTAAGCGATGTGGATGATGTAACCGAAGCGGTTTCGCAGTTGGCCTGGCGCAATGGTGGTTTGGTAGCGGTGCAGGGAGATAGTGATAATGCCAGTATGGTTTTAAAAGTACCCGTGAGCAAATTTGATAAAGTGTTTGATGTCTTGCAAAACATGGGCATAGTTATGGATAAGAAACTGATTGGTCAGGATGTAACATCTGACTACTACCAGGCTGTGAACAGTTTGCAGGAACTGGAGAGAAAACAGCCCGCCGAGCAAGGAGTTGCTCAGGTTGCCAGTGCCGAACCGGATAAATTGCAGCAGGAGAAGGTCAAAGCTGAAAATAAGTTGCGCAGTTTGGAAGATGCTATTACCATGGCCACAATACAGGTGAAAATAAATGAGTAG
- a CDS encoding sigma-70 family RNA polymerase sigma factor, with product MDKLSDLELVDRVKKGDNAAFSVLVQRYENKIYNLAYRFVGNHADACDLAQETFIKLYHSLHTYRGEASFATWLYRVATNVCRDELRRQQRQKKLSLDEMVEQPGFALSSDNEQEMPEEVLEKKELQEQMQNFLLELSDEHRIVLIMREVQQLSYEEIAAALECSLGTVKSRLNRARQALKQKFLGQTREQLVKPARLAR from the coding sequence TTGGATAAATTAAGCGATCTTGAGCTGGTAGACAGGGTAAAAAAAGGGGATAATGCGGCGTTTTCAGTCCTGGTACAACGCTACGAAAATAAAATATACAACCTGGCTTATCGATTTGTGGGTAATCATGCCGATGCCTGTGACCTGGCACAGGAAACCTTTATCAAGTTATACCATTCACTACATACCTACCGGGGGGAGGCCAGTTTTGCCACCTGGTTGTACAGAGTGGCTACCAATGTTTGCCGTGATGAACTAAGGCGACAGCAAAGACAAAAAAAGTTATCCCTCGACGAAATGGTTGAACAACCGGGTTTCGCTCTCTCCTCCGATAACGAACAAGAGATGCCCGAAGAGGTGTTGGAAAAAAAAGAGCTGCAGGAGCAAATGCAAAATTTTTTACTCGAACTCAGTGACGAACACAGAATAGTATTGATAATGAGGGAAGTGCAACAACTATCCTATGAGGAGATCGCAGCAGCTCTGGAATGTTCTCTGGGAACGGTAAAATCACGTTTAAACAGAGCCAGACAAGCGTTAAAGCAAAAGTTTCTCGGTCAAACGAGGGAACAATTAGTCAAGCCCGCTCGTCTAGCCAGATAG
- a CDS encoding L-lactate permease, protein MTWEMVTNPLGNVALSALVDALPIFFLFFSLAILRMKGHWAGLITALIAIGIAIFVHQMPAGLALGSAAYGALFGLWPIGWIVITAVFLYNLTVKTGQFEIIKDSIASITDDRRLQALLIAFSFGTFLEGAAGFGTPIAISSAMLVGLGFNPLYAAGICLIANTAPVAFGGVGIPIITAGAVTGIDAMQISKMVGRQLPLLTIFVPFWMVFIMAGWKKTMEVMPAILVAGISYASTQWFAANYLSPMLPGIIASLVSTTFMIIILKIWKPKTVWRFKDEPLVTVQVKRHSPGAIFKAWSPFIILTILIGDWGMNNVKALLDKFTLKFFLAIDKLIIAGGKPVEVVFKFNWLQATGTSILLAAIITAIILRISPAIFFRTFWETLKNLRFALITITSVLAFAYLANWSGITTTLGNTLTVAGTMFPFMSAFLGWLGVLITGSDTSANALFGNMQKVTAESMGINPVLAVATNSSGGVAGKMISPQSIAVGCASTGLVGKEGDLFRFTIAHSILFTAFIGALSMIQAYVFPRIIPEAIAQAKAAAASAAQGATTVLLVTGLIVAVLAAIAARQPRQTA, encoded by the coding sequence ATGACTTGGGAGATGGTAACCAACCCGCTGGGTAATGTGGCGCTCTCGGCGTTGGTAGATGCTCTACCGATCTTTTTCCTGTTTTTCTCCCTGGCTATCTTGCGTATGAAAGGGCACTGGGCCGGTTTAATTACGGCACTTATTGCTATCGGCATAGCTATTTTTGTGCACCAGATGCCGGCCGGACTGGCTCTGGGTTCGGCAGCATATGGTGCGCTGTTTGGCCTCTGGCCCATCGGTTGGATAGTGATTACAGCAGTGTTTTTATATAACCTGACCGTTAAGACCGGGCAGTTTGAAATTATTAAGGACTCCATTGCTTCTATTACTGATGACCGGCGCTTACAAGCATTGCTTATTGCTTTTTCTTTCGGCACTTTCCTGGAGGGTGCCGCGGGTTTTGGTACACCGATAGCTATTTCCTCAGCCATGCTGGTGGGGTTAGGCTTTAATCCCTTGTATGCTGCCGGTATTTGCCTTATTGCTAATACTGCGCCGGTTGCTTTTGGTGGTGTAGGTATTCCCATTATAACGGCTGGGGCTGTGACCGGTATCGATGCTATGCAGATTAGTAAAATGGTTGGTCGCCAATTACCATTGCTTACAATATTTGTTCCTTTCTGGATGGTATTTATCATGGCGGGTTGGAAAAAAACTATGGAGGTTATGCCCGCAATTTTGGTGGCAGGTATCTCCTATGCTAGCACGCAATGGTTTGCAGCTAACTACTTAAGCCCAATGTTGCCAGGAATAATTGCCTCGCTAGTTTCAACTACTTTTATGATTATAATTTTAAAGATTTGGAAGCCTAAAACAGTATGGCGTTTTAAAGATGAACCGCTGGTTACTGTACAGGTGAAAAGGCATAGTCCGGGGGCTATTTTTAAAGCCTGGTCGCCGTTTATTATTTTGACTATTTTAATTGGTGACTGGGGTATGAATAATGTCAAGGCTTTGTTAGATAAGTTTACCTTAAAGTTTTTTCTGGCTATAGACAAATTAATTATTGCAGGTGGCAAACCAGTAGAAGTTGTATTCAAATTTAACTGGTTACAGGCCACTGGAACTTCCATTTTACTGGCGGCAATTATAACAGCAATTATCTTGCGCATTAGTCCGGCCATATTTTTCCGTACGTTTTGGGAAACATTAAAAAACTTGCGTTTTGCTCTGATTACTATTACCAGTGTGCTAGCTTTTGCATATTTAGCTAACTGGTCTGGAATTACTACTACATTAGGTAACACACTTACAGTAGCTGGTACTATGTTTCCGTTTATGTCGGCATTTCTGGGTTGGCTGGGTGTTTTGATAACTGGCAGCGATACTTCAGCCAACGCCCTCTTTGGCAATATGCAGAAAGTTACAGCCGAGTCTATGGGAATTAACCCGGTGCTGGCCGTGGCCACCAACAGTTCCGGCGGGGTGGCCGGTAAAATGATTTCGCCCCAGAGTATTGCCGTGGGTTGCGCCTCCACCGGCCTGGTGGGCAAAGAGGGGGATTTGTTCCGCTTTACCATTGCCCACAGTATCCTGTTTACAGCCTTTATTGGTGCGTTGTCCATGATACAGGCGTATGTATTTCCGAGAATTATTCCTGAAGCCATCGCTCAGGCTAAAGCTGCAGCTGCATCGGCCGCCCAGGGAGCGACAACAGTACTGCTGGTTACTGGACTAATTGTGGCAGTTTTGGCGGCAATTGCGGCGAGACAGCCCCGCCAGACGGCTTAG
- a CDS encoding electron transfer flavoprotein subunit beta/FixA family protein, producing MHIVVLIKQVPGTDNVKMDPETGVMVRTNKNNVINPLDENALEEAIRIKNSLPGTKVTAISMGPESAIKALREAIAMGADQAVLISGRAFAGSDTIATARVLSAAIRKVGPADIILCGERATDGETGQTGAMVAAMLDIPVQSYVSKIDIECTEEGNRVTVNRIVEGGFEVVSVPCPVLITVVKDINIPGLPTINGKIKARQTDIPVWGPEDLGLEKPQLGLTGSPTRVVKIFSPKLARNTVMFQEDGSGNSVQQLLEFFRQRELI from the coding sequence ATGCACATAGTTGTACTCATCAAGCAGGTACCGGGAACCGACAATGTGAAAATGGACCCGGAAACCGGCGTAATGGTCCGTACCAACAAAAACAATGTAATCAACCCCCTGGATGAAAACGCTCTAGAAGAAGCTATCCGGATTAAAAACTCCCTGCCCGGCACAAAAGTGACCGCCATATCCATGGGGCCGGAATCAGCCATCAAAGCGCTGCGGGAAGCAATTGCCATGGGCGCTGACCAGGCAGTGTTAATATCGGGACGGGCCTTTGCCGGCTCGGACACCATTGCCACCGCCCGCGTCCTCAGCGCCGCCATTCGCAAAGTAGGGCCGGCCGATATCATCCTGTGCGGTGAGCGAGCCACAGACGGCGAAACAGGCCAAACCGGCGCCATGGTGGCTGCCATGCTGGATATTCCTGTACAGAGCTATGTGAGCAAAATTGACATTGAATGCACTGAGGAAGGGAATCGAGTAACTGTAAACCGCATCGTCGAAGGCGGATTTGAAGTGGTCAGCGTACCTTGCCCGGTGCTGATAACTGTCGTAAAGGATATTAACATCCCCGGCTTGCCCACTATCAATGGTAAAATCAAGGCCCGGCAGACTGATATCCCGGTCTGGGGACCGGAAGACCTGGGTCTGGAGAAGCCCCAGCTGGGACTCACCGGTTCACCCACGCGGGTGGTAAAAATCTTTAGCCCCAAACTGGCCAGAAATACTGTCATGTTCCAGGAAGATGGCAGTGGCAACAGCGTCCAGCAGCTATTGGAGTTTTTTCGGCAAAGAGAGCTTATATAA
- a CDS encoding electron transfer flavoprotein subunit alpha/FixB family protein: MSASQYRGVFILGEQKDGQIRSVTYELLNRGRLLADKLNTFLACVILGSEVDNLSELIYRGADKVFFIKHPSLANFLPGTHTNALVQLFQEEKPDIVVAAASTTGRTVMPLVAAKLLTGLTADCTILDIDPQEKILLQTRPAIGGNIMATIKTPFTKPQMATVRPKSCPPANRDESRTGEIIEKSYADDLFTTPEKFLQFIRDLSREVDIQEADIIVAGGKGLKNREGFKLVEELAAVLGAGVGATRDAVELGWVSYPHQIGLSGKTVAPRLYIAVGISGKIQHLAGMQTSEIIVAINKDPEAQIFKVADIGIVGDAFEVLPALIRELKKNKAAC; this comes from the coding sequence ATGAGCGCAAGTCAATACAGGGGTGTTTTTATACTGGGCGAGCAAAAGGATGGGCAGATCCGCAGTGTAACCTACGAGCTGCTGAACCGGGGACGCTTGCTGGCAGATAAGCTGAACACTTTCCTGGCCTGTGTTATCCTGGGGTCAGAAGTGGACAACTTGTCCGAACTGATTTACCGCGGTGCGGATAAAGTATTTTTTATCAAACACCCCTCCCTGGCCAACTTTCTGCCCGGCACCCACACCAATGCCCTGGTCCAACTTTTCCAGGAAGAAAAGCCCGACATCGTAGTGGCCGCTGCTTCCACCACCGGGCGTACCGTAATGCCCCTGGTAGCGGCCAAATTGCTCACCGGCCTGACGGCGGACTGCACAATACTGGATATCGACCCACAAGAAAAAATTCTCTTGCAAACCCGCCCGGCCATTGGCGGCAACATCATGGCCACAATAAAAACCCCCTTTACCAAACCACAAATGGCTACTGTGCGTCCCAAATCCTGCCCACCGGCCAACCGGGACGAAAGCCGGACGGGAGAAATTATTGAAAAGAGCTATGCTGACGACCTCTTCACCACACCGGAGAAGTTTTTACAATTCATCCGTGACCTGAGCCGGGAAGTGGACATCCAGGAAGCAGACATTATTGTGGCCGGTGGCAAGGGATTGAAGAATAGAGAAGGGTTCAAGCTGGTGGAAGAATTGGCCGCCGTGCTGGGGGCCGGTGTGGGCGCAACTCGCGATGCAGTAGAACTGGGCTGGGTATCTTACCCGCACCAGATTGGCCTGAGCGGTAAAACGGTAGCCCCCCGCCTGTACATTGCAGTTGGCATATCGGGTAAAATTCAACACCTTGCCGGAATGCAGACTTCGGAAATCATCGTTGCCATCAACAAGGATCCCGAAGCGCAGATCTTTAAGGTTGCCGACATCGGCATTGTGGGTGACGCCTTTGAAGTATTGCCCGCGTTAATCAGGGAACTGAAAAAAAATAAAGCTGCCTGCTAA
- a CDS encoding FAD-binding oxidoreductase, with product MSYQYKYNPVTREILTRLQDIVGAQNVVVDEEKMEVYSRDEVSEALWQKMPEVVVKPETAEQIAAIMRLANQELIPVTPRGAGTGLSAGAVPMLGGILLSLERMNKILELDKENLFMVVEPGVTTGEIQKLAMEEGLLYAGDPCSADSSFIGGNVAENAGGNKAVKYGCTSRHVYGLEIVTPQGEITTFGGKCVKDVTGYDIVHLMVGSEGTLGIVTKIYLKLMPLPKHTADLLVPFDSMEKAIEVVPKIMANGGIIPTCLEFMDKYSIKAAEMYLNRKLPYSDAAAYVIIEVDGSSEKQVEDDYETIGRLCLENGALEVFVADNLSAQEKIWKARKCYAEALRMLSPVYCMEDIVVPISKIPQALKEIERIAEKYAVKIPSCGHAGDGNIHCTLLKEDRDEDTWHDLKEKVLDEIYSMVYRLGGNLSGEHGIGAKRKEAMTKYADPVQLKILQSIKKALDPNWILNPGKIFDPPQQ from the coding sequence ATGTCTTATCAATACAAATACAACCCGGTAACCCGGGAAATTTTGACCCGGTTGCAGGACATAGTCGGGGCGCAGAACGTGGTTGTAGACGAAGAAAAAATGGAAGTGTACAGCCGCGATGAGGTTTCGGAAGCGTTGTGGCAAAAAATGCCCGAAGTGGTAGTCAAGCCAGAAACGGCCGAACAGATCGCCGCGATCATGCGCCTGGCCAATCAGGAGCTCATTCCCGTCACGCCACGGGGGGCAGGCACGGGACTTTCGGCTGGCGCTGTACCCATGCTGGGAGGCATACTCCTGTCGCTGGAAAGAATGAATAAAATCCTGGAATTGGATAAGGAAAACCTTTTTATGGTGGTGGAACCCGGAGTCACCACAGGGGAAATTCAAAAACTGGCTATGGAAGAAGGTTTGCTTTATGCTGGTGACCCCTGCAGCGCTGACAGCTCCTTTATCGGGGGCAATGTGGCCGAAAACGCCGGTGGTAATAAGGCGGTAAAATATGGTTGTACATCCCGCCATGTTTATGGTTTGGAGATCGTCACGCCCCAGGGTGAAATCACCACTTTTGGTGGCAAATGCGTAAAGGATGTAACGGGATACGATATTGTACACCTGATGGTAGGTTCAGAAGGCACCCTGGGAATTGTCACCAAAATTTATTTAAAGTTAATGCCTCTGCCCAAACACACTGCCGACTTGCTGGTTCCCTTCGACAGCATGGAAAAGGCCATTGAAGTGGTACCCAAAATCATGGCCAACGGCGGTATCATTCCCACCTGCCTGGAGTTCATGGATAAATACTCAATCAAGGCCGCTGAAATGTACCTCAACCGCAAATTACCATACAGCGACGCGGCTGCCTATGTGATCATTGAGGTAGACGGTTCATCGGAAAAACAAGTGGAAGACGATTACGAGACAATAGGCCGCCTCTGTCTGGAAAATGGCGCTCTGGAAGTATTTGTGGCCGACAACCTGTCCGCCCAGGAAAAGATCTGGAAGGCCCGCAAGTGTTACGCCGAGGCGCTGCGCATGCTCAGCCCGGTTTATTGTATGGAAGATATTGTGGTACCCATCAGTAAAATTCCCCAGGCTCTTAAAGAAATTGAGCGCATTGCCGAAAAGTATGCCGTAAAAATCCCCAGCTGTGGCCACGCCGGTGATGGCAATATACACTGCACACTACTGAAAGAGGACCGGGATGAAGATACCTGGCATGATTTAAAAGAGAAGGTTTTGGACGAGATTTACAGCATGGTTTACCGCCTGGGTGGCAACCTGTCGGGCGAACACGGCATTGGAGCCAAGCGCAAGGAAGCAATGACCAAATACGCGGACCCGGTACAACTGAAGATACTTCAATCCATTAAGAAAGCCCTGGACCCCAACTGGATATTGAACCCCGGTAAAATTTTTGACCCGCCCCAACAGTAA
- a CDS encoding sensor histidine kinase, translated as MEVDIKALDKIIKKLINVIENSQEEIYNIAENARSEYQRVREEIEFIRLEVKKTIEEVDRLEIAERKARLRLVEVSRNFKQYTEEDIKCAYEAAQSIQIELIKLREKEKTLRFKRDHLDLSLKRLQETVERAERLVSQVGMAMQLLRNDLSILSEKLGNLQDIQQLGLSIILAQEEERKRVAREIHDGPAQSMANIVMRAEFCLKLLELNPGLVKDELASLQNLVRQSLQDVRKIIFDLRPMVLDDLGLVPAVKRYLEEFKARDNINYEFVLLGQERRLDTSLEVAVFRIIQEALNNIKKHARATYVLVKLELASARINVSVKDNGCGFTPETVSPRPDGSGYGLRGIRERLQLLNGGIKIISAPGKGTEISFWVPVIDNLGG; from the coding sequence ATGGAAGTTGACATTAAAGCACTGGACAAAATTATTAAAAAACTGATTAATGTGATTGAAAACAGTCAGGAAGAGATTTACAATATAGCCGAAAACGCCCGCAGTGAGTACCAGCGCGTAAGAGAAGAGATAGAGTTTATTCGCCTTGAGGTAAAGAAAACCATAGAAGAAGTGGACCGGCTGGAAATAGCTGAACGTAAAGCCAGACTGCGGTTAGTAGAAGTCAGTCGCAATTTTAAACAATATACTGAAGAAGATATAAAATGCGCCTACGAAGCTGCCCAGTCCATACAAATCGAGCTGATCAAGCTGCGGGAAAAAGAAAAAACGCTCCGGTTCAAAAGAGATCACCTGGACCTCAGCTTAAAGCGCCTGCAGGAAACGGTAGAGCGGGCAGAAAGGCTGGTTTCCCAGGTGGGTATGGCTATGCAACTCCTGCGCAACGACCTGTCCATACTCAGTGAGAAATTAGGTAACCTGCAGGACATCCAGCAGCTGGGCCTATCCATAATTCTGGCCCAGGAAGAGGAACGTAAAAGAGTGGCCAGAGAAATTCACGACGGACCCGCCCAATCAATGGCCAATATTGTCATGCGGGCCGAGTTTTGTTTAAAATTGCTTGAGTTAAATCCCGGACTGGTCAAGGACGAGCTAGCATCCCTGCAAAATCTGGTCAGACAGAGCTTGCAAGACGTAAGAAAAATCATCTTCGACCTGAGACCCATGGTCTTGGACGACCTAGGTCTGGTACCGGCCGTTAAAAGGTACCTGGAAGAATTCAAAGCACGGGACAATATCAATTACGAGTTTGTACTCCTGGGCCAGGAACGGCGCCTGGACACCTCACTGGAGGTGGCGGTCTTTCGCATTATCCAGGAAGCACTGAACAATATAAAAAAACACGCCCGGGCCACTTACGTCCTGGTAAAGCTGGAACTGGCCAGTGCCAGGATAAATGTATCAGTGAAGGACAACGGCTGCGGTTTCACCCCGGAAACAGTATCGCCCCGCCCGGACGGCAGTGGCTACGGATTGCGGGGCATCAGGGAAAGGTTGCAGCTACTAAATGGAGGGATAAAAATAATCTCCGCCCCGGGGAAAGGCACCGAGATCAGCTTCTGGGTACCTGTTATTGACAACTTAGGGGGATAA
- a CDS encoding response regulator yields MPIGLLIADDHALIREGLRKILSIEPRINVLGEATNGQQAVDFCLQNPVDIVLMDINMPVLSGLEACRIIKEKKPEIGIIALTIHDQEEYLFEMIKYGISGYVLKDVHPDRLIETILGVANGQSFIPPSLTARVLAELSRLSSSALPDKKQRTLTEREMEVLQLVARGKSNKEIAQTLYISEKTVKNHLTNIFQKIGVSDRTQAALFAIKEKIVVL; encoded by the coding sequence ATGCCAATTGGCTTGCTCATTGCCGACGACCACGCCCTGATCAGAGAAGGGTTGCGCAAAATCCTTTCCATAGAGCCCCGGATAAATGTGCTGGGAGAAGCCACAAATGGCCAGCAAGCAGTTGATTTCTGCCTGCAAAACCCGGTTGATATTGTTTTAATGGATATCAATATGCCGGTATTGAGTGGTCTGGAGGCCTGCCGGATCATAAAAGAAAAAAAACCCGAGATTGGCATTATTGCCCTGACCATTCACGACCAGGAAGAATACTTATTCGAAATGATCAAGTACGGCATTTCCGGATACGTTTTAAAAGATGTCCACCCGGATCGTTTGATTGAAACTATTCTGGGCGTGGCCAACGGCCAATCCTTTATTCCACCCTCCCTTACCGCCCGCGTGCTGGCCGAACTCAGCCGCCTCTCTTCCAGTGCCTTACCTGATAAGAAACAGCGGACTCTCACAGAACGGGAAATGGAAGTTCTGCAATTGGTCGCCCGGGGTAAAAGCAACAAGGAAATTGCCCAAACCCTGTACATAAGCGAAAAAACCGTAAAAAATCATTTAACCAACATTTTTCAAAAAATTGGTGTCAGCGACCGCACCCAGGCTGCACTCTTTGCAATTAAAGAAAAAATTGTCGTACTCTAA
- a CDS encoding Flp family type IVb pilin produces MKELLMNLLRDENGQGMAEYGLILALIAVVCVLALTMLGGGLRDKFTEVNNNLTPSSGGSGGQ; encoded by the coding sequence ATGAAAGAACTGCTCATGAACCTTTTGCGGGACGAGAACGGTCAGGGCATGGCAGAGTATGGCTTGATTCTAGCGCTGATTGCCGTGGTATGTGTTCTTGCCCTCACCATGCTGGGAGGAGGACTACGGGACAAGTTTACAGAAGTTAACAACAATCTGACCCCGTCCAGCGGCGGTAGCGGTGGACAGTAA